CAGGCCCACCTGGACACGTGTCCACCTTGTGCCAAACCGGCCGGCCCGCCAGCTTGCTTTGGCCATGGGCATAGCGTGTTCCTCATTCATGAATCAACCCATCCACTCtcctcccaggccctccctgtcccctcactATTTTGGCGGAGTGGGCAAAAAGGATCACCCCAATTTGGAGCCTCTACCCAGCACCTCCAACAACCAAGAAAAGCATCACGTGCCTTGAGTGTGGGGAGCATTGTTATATGAAAATACTCCGTCCAAACAGCCCCATAAAGGCATAAATCTGCTgaccagggaggaaggaggtcaGGGAGAGGGAGGTCGTGAGACGTGCCAGGGAGAATCGCGGACATCTGTGTCCTCACCTAGTGGCCTCGGTAATTCTCAGGGAGCGGACCCACGGGTCAGCAGAAGCATGCTGCCTCTGGTCGCTCAGTCCCAGGAGGCTCTGGGCGCCAGCGGATCTCGTGCTTGCCCCCTGCCCCATGCTGTCTGTCCGCTCACTGACATTAGACCCATTTTCCAGTTCTAGACCTATGACAACGTGCAATGGTGGAAGCCTTTGGGTCAATAAGTCAGTCAACAAACGATTGAGCACCCCAATTTTGAGGGGTTGGTGTTGATGGGCAGGAAGGGGAGTGTGGCTGTGCGGTGGGCGGGCGGTCTTATCTGAGTTTCACCGGGGGATTGTTCCAAAGAGTGAATGCCGACAGACATGCATGCGTTCTCCCGAAGCCACGGACAGGGGTACGCAGAACAGCACCGCGGTGGCCAAAAACTGGGGCCCCGAACAGTCTGCGGCAGGATGGAGTCCTCCTTGGGAGTGGAACCGAACGGTGATCATTTCCTAATCTAGGCGGGGTCGCAGGGGTGTGTTCCTGCAACAGAGTGCATGAAGCTTGGTACCCTTCGGATCGGTACACTTGTCCGTGTGCATACGTGCCTCCCATGTAGGCCTCAATTTTAAAGGGACCGGGGTGTTAGGTGTTGAGGTTTCCCCAGGGCTTCCCGCGCAGAAGGGGGGGCTTCTGCCCCCCGGGCCAgccaggtgggcagggaggagggcgaGGGGCTCAGAGGCTCAGAGGCTGGCAGCAGGCACAAGGacgcggccccgccccgcgccaGGTGCGTGGCAGCTTCCGCCTCCGCGTCCCGCGTTGCTGGGCAACCGGTCTCCCTGGCGACGAGAGACGCTGAGCCCCGGCCTGGTGCGTGCTGCTGGCGCCCGAGCCCCAGCCCCCATGGCGCAGAAACCTCTCAGCACCGCTGCTGCCGAGCGCATGAACTTCGTGGCCCAGGACGAGATCTGGTAAATGCCCGGGTGGGCTGGGCCGTTCCCACCTCAAGGGCACATACCTGGCGGCCTCAGGTTCCCCTCCGAGTCCTGGAGGTGGTCGACCTCTGGGCGCGGAGGACGGTGCACTGGAGGTGGTCGGGGCGATGTTAGGGACGTGAGCGCGACCAGAaagcctttctccctcttctctcaggCGCACAGCTAAAGATGAAAGATAACTACATCTGGCTCTACAACCATCTGCAAAGCTTTGCTTGTTGAGAGCCgactaaaatgttatttttaagatttaccgaattttttttataaaaaggaaaacaaaaatcttaatatttgttCAATTTGAATGAGAGATAAATAAGCCTTTTACATTCTCTTGATTCTCCTGCTTTTTAATCTggtaagaaattttaatttaaaaaatcctttttctaAAAGGCTTATATTGAGCAGACATTTGTAATGgatgtttttatttgacattCTATTGAATTGCTAAATATAccatttctttgaagttttaacCAATATGGGAGGTTACTAATTTGGATGCAAGTAAGTAAAGTTTAGTAGCAGTAAAGCAGAGCTGCATACTTCTTAAGCTTGAGTTCTCTTATTTGCCATCTATCTGAGTTTTGCCATTTCCTTGTAAAACCTGTGTTAacctcttcatatttttctttaaaccgGCTTTGTTtcactcaaatttatttttataggaaacTTTGTGCCACACTTGTCGACGGAAAGCCAGTATCATTTGGCATAAAATATACAACTATTAATCTTTTCAATCTTTGTCTTTATCCAAGTACCTCCTACTTGGATATGTACAAAATCACCATAGCAGGTATGTTCTGTCAGTGAAAatgccccttcctcccttctccaccaGATGAACTCCTATGCCTCCTTCAAGACCCAAATAAGATGGCCCGTCCCCTGTGAAGAGAGCTGGTTCAACCTTTAGACTATTTTTTGGTCCAATGTCCAAAGGGGCTATTGAGTCCTTAAAATGTGACTGGTCCAAATTGGAATGAACTGCAAATGtgaaatacacaccagatttcaaagatttCACACCCCCAAAAAGTAATAGTAAAAATGAACTTCATCTACttaccttcccttttttttttttttttttttgaagtgtggCTGCTGGAAAGTTGTTAATTATGTACACGGCTGGTGTTTGCGCTCACATTACATCTCCATTAGACTAGACTCTGGTGTAGACGCTCAGTGCCCAAGGCAAAAAGCTCAATGAGGGACCTCCAAAACTTTGAGACActgggagatggggctggggggcagaTACTGATTtccaaaatgggaaaagaaacgTGACAATCAATGAGTGAATGTTAAATTAGACGTTTGCAAAATGCAACACACCAGCTCTCAACTAGCGggtcattatataaaaataatattgaatgtGGAGCTAAAGCAGGGCCAGGATTAGGGTGGGGCAAGTGGGGCCCCCTAGTGGGCAATATTTAAGGAGGGCTCATTCTCAAGGTCATGCAAGTGCCCGCTCTGCActtgcaggaccctgggagggTGCACCCCCTTAAATTTTGCACCCCAGAAACCTCACTCACCCTGCCTCACTCACTTCACCAAAATGAGGAGTCTTGTCCCTAGATGGCCCCTCAGGCAGACCCAGCCCCCAGTCCTATCTTCTCCCCAGTGTGCCACCCAACCAGGACCTTCTTTTGACACCTGTCTCCCTCAAGGGGCTCTTGTTCCCTCTGGCACCCAACTCCCTTCCTCGTGCAGAGTCACCATTCAATCAATGggcattaaaaatatgtaaaatgttccCCAGGGGACTGTAGGGTTTGCTACTTTGACCTTTTTCAAATACCATCCAGCACTTGGGAACTTTGTTTTTCAGGAAATACCGCCTGAAGTCTGAAACTGAAGCACGACAAAACTGGGCCAAGAAGTGGGGATTTTTAACAACCCCTCTCAAGGAggtaaatataaatttgataagCCCAGAGGTTATTGAATTGATTATTTCAAGGAATAAATGGTAAGGAGGCATAGACTTCCCAAGAATAAAGTTAGTGTTGCATACGAAGACCACTAACTGAAACCTACAGGCTCCGTCCTTTCCctaatttattgagcacctactacatgccaggcattcTCCGGGTACTTCATCAGAACCAGCTCATTTAATCTGCACAATGAccctggcacagaggagggggCTGTTGTACACTCATTTTGTAGATTGGGAAATTGAGCTCAGAGAGTTGCAAAGTCATATAACTAACAAAGGGAGACACCAAAAGGAGAAGCTGGTCTGTCTGATTCCAGGGCCACTTGGCCTTGGGCTGCCCCATCTGTAAGAGAGATGAGAGTCCTCAGCTGCCTCCCTGGGCCATGGGGAAGTCCAGATGGGATGAGAAGTAGAAGCCAGGTGGATGTATGAGGGATTACTGGGAAGATGTTCTTGGTATTTTCCTAAGCCAGCTGGGTAACAAGAGCAGGAAAAAGACCAGGTGAAATGAATAGGGAGCTGTAGGGATGTCCACAAAGATGTCCAGCCCCATGCAGGGGGAGCCCCCatcagcccagcccagggccggGGGGAGCCCCCatcagcccagcccagggccggGGGGAGCCCCCatcagcccagcccagggctgagCTTGCAGAGAGGATAACTCCATATTCCCATTGTTCAAAAAGTCCAGAAATCCCCATGTTTAAATGAAATCTGAGTCTAGAACAGTGGCTCAGTTGTACAAAACACCATGCAGATACCAAATGCCCATATGGGCTTCAGTGGGACGGCGGCCACCAGACTACAACCTTTCAAACCACCTCCAGGACATGACACCCAGAAGGCACATTTCCTTGGAGGGATGCAGAACCACATAAGACTTGCACAATTCAAAACGTTCACGATTCAAGGCAGCATAACCCCATTTGTAATtcaaccccatccccccatctttGAAATTATGCCATTCTTAATGAGGTTTTTTTAATACTTACAGAGTTATACAACTTGAAATGTTATGCATAAAATGAGTCcttattaatataaaatgcataaaagagTCTATATTAATATTCCTTATATGTAATTAAATTGGGATTTCAAAGAGTTcgaaattgctttaaaaattaaaaggggggggtgggagcTCTCctctaatattttaaagattggcCCTAAAACCTTGCTggcaattatttatttgagtccgTAACCTGTGAAATTTTCTCCAGTTATGACTCAGGAGTGTAAATTAGCAGGTTGCCAGAGGTGGTAGAGGACACAGCGGTGGGCGGCTGTATCGTGAGCCTGAGCGAACCCACCAGCCGGTCCCGCTCGGCCCCTTTCTTCCTGTGGGGTTGCACCAAACTACTGAACATTTCTCAGCGCGGCTTAGGTCACCCGCAGAGTGCCGCGTTCTAGGGGTGATGCCGAGAAGGCCCCCACTAACCTCAGTCTGACGCGGCCCATCTCTGGGGTTATGTTGCAGCTGCTGGAGGGTGAAgaagagccccccaccccaaagcccaAAATCGAGCTTCCGGAGCGGTTCCGCATCCGGCCCGTGACCCCAGTGGAGAAATACATCAAGGTTCGCAAAGTCATTTTGAATCCTTGTTTTCCTAAGTAAGAAAGAAGGGTGTTCGCTCCAGGGGCACAAAGCCAACTGCCGAAGGTGAGAACAGAGTGGCAGCCGGCAGGGGGGAGGCCAGTTTCCACAGCCTTTCCGAGCCCTTCCGCGGGGAGCCCATCGGGTTCCCGGTCTCAACACAGGCAGGAGTCACTGCGTTCGGCTCTGCAGAAGCGGAAGGAAGCCAGGAGAACGACGGGGTCGGGCCATCGTTCAGCAGATCTTAacaggggctgggctctgggctcagactGTTCGGACCCAAATCCTGCTTGGTGGCTCACCTTCCATGTGGTCTTGCACGTGACTCAATGGCTCCATGTCCCCTTTTCCCATGTACAGTGGGGGTTCACGAAAGCACCTACCTCGGCAAGCGGTGTCAGGGCTCTGTGGGATAGTGCGTGTGAAGGATCTGGAACCATCTCTGGCACTTTTAGAAGTGACAGGGACGGCTGTCAGCAGGCGCCAGGGACTCGGTGGGGTAAACAGTGGCAAACAAGAAGACGAGACTCCAGCCGCAAGTctgggttgggggcggggaggtgggaggagaggccaCCATGATACAGGAAATTCAACGAAATTggggttttcttttaagatctcacttatttattttagagagagagcatgtgcacgtgcacaagagagagagcatgagggggcgagtcagagggagagggagaagcagactccttgctgagcagggggccagacatggggctcaatcccaggaccccaggatcaggatcctgaactgaaggcagatgcttcaccaactgagccacccaggacccccccAACAACAATATTGTCATTTGCTATGTTAGATGCCATGGAGGTGAGAGACAGGTGAGGTTTTGGAGGGCAGCAGGGGAAGGGCTGGTGCCCACAGAGCTGAGGACTGAAGGATGATAAGGATCCAGCCCTGGAAAGGCTTTCCAGCCAAGAGAAGAGCACGtacaaagaccctgaggcagaaCAAAGCTTGGTATATTTCAGGGCAGCAAGGGATGCCATGAGGCTGGAGCTCAGTGAGCCGGGGGTGGGTcagagtgggaagggaaggaaggcgGATGGAGACACGGGCAGGGCCAAATCCCACTCGACCTTGGGGCCTGAGGAAGGAGTTGAGCCTAGTCTGCAATGGGAAATCAGTGCTGCGACATGGTGAGGACTGCCCTTCTGAAAGATCCCTGTGATTGCCCCGTGAGCGACCGGCAATCCCGTAGGGGGAAGACTTGATGGTCTTCCCACCTCTGACCAGTCAGCCATGGACATGGGTCAGATGCCTCTAGAAACTGCTGAGCTGGGTACATCCCCGGGCCTCCCTTCATGGGCCCGTGATTTTGGTCCCGGATTCTGCCCTCTGACAGGCTACAGACAAAGCAGTTCTGTGTCCTGATGGGAAGAAGGGATGAAAACTCACACCAAAGGTGGCCGGGGTTGGGAGGAGGTAGGCtctatgaattttcttttcttgatgcaTTCGGGGTCTGACAGAGCGGTTGGCACACGTGAGTGCTCTGTGGAGAGTGCTTAGTGCTgagtgctcagtggagagttctCAGTGCAGAGTGCTCAGTGGAGAGTGCTCGGTGGTGAGTGCTCGGTGGTGAGTGCTTGGTGGAGAGTGCTCAGTGGGAGTTCTTGGTGGTGAGTGCTCAGTGGAGAGTGCTCGGTGGAGAGTGTTCGGTGGTGAGTGCTCGGTGGAGAGTGCTCAATGGTGAGTGCTTTGTGGTGAGTGCTCGGTGGAGAGTGCTCGGTGGTGAGTGCTCGGTGGAGAGTGCTCAATGGTGAGTGCTCGGTGGAGAGTGCTCAATGGTGAGTGCTCTGTGGAGAGCACTCTGTGGAGAGTGCTCGGTGGTGAGTGCTCGGTGGAGAGTGCTCAGCAGGTGCATGTCTGATGGCCGAATGAACGACTATGCTCCACTGAGATAAGCTGAGAATGTTTCCCCCTTGACTATCCAGCAATACAGATTCGctgatattttagaaatacagcaaaataataaattaaaataatatatgcccTGACTGTGGTTAGCATCTTAGGGAGCTCCTTCTGGATGTCTCACAGTGCCTCTATCTAATGCCCACAAAAAATGCTGGCTCTCATTACCGGGTCGTGGTTGCTCACTGTACTAAGTACTTTACGTGGTCATCTTATTTTCACCAAGACCCTAGAAGTAGACGTAATCACCACCAAACCCCCTTTGTCCCAGGAAAACTGAAGCAGAGGGCCTCAGGGACAAGGACCTTGGTCCAGTTACTGAATGTCCTTCCTTGCTGAAGAGATggtccccttcttcctcctcccgtCCCTTCTTTGGGTGGCTAGAGCCTTTAAAATCGATCTGTTTTAACAGGTGTCCTCTACCCCAAAAGGCATGTTCTGAAAAGCTCCCCCGCCCGAGACTCTCGGTTTCCCACACCCCCTTCCAGAGACCGGATAGGCACAGGCCAGCGTGTTGTGTGGCTCTTTCGCCTTCTTTCCCTTGCTGCGCAATTATaccatattttgtgtattttctgcaCCTTTTTTCTCTTAGCAGCTTCTGTTCAACACCTCCCATCTCAGAACACACTGACCTGCCCCGCGTGTTAGACTCAGATACGAGGCTGTCTTAGCACCTGTGCTGGGAGTTCCATTTCAGGTCGAAGgatgtttgcattttcatttttggtaGATAATTGCTCTAGTCGCCTTTCACCAACAGCAAACCAGCCTGGTCTCCCACAGGGCCCTGGTCAACAGCGTGTTTTCATCTCTCTGCTAACCCGGTGCATGAAACGGGCATCCCAGGGCGGTTCCCCCCACATCTCCCTTACGGGGCTCGAGGCAGACTTGGAAGCGAGTCTGTGTCCCAAGGTCCCGTCTGGACAGGCAGGGAAGCGCCGGCCCCTCCCGAATTTGTGGGTGACCTTCCCTGAATGTGGCCTCTTGGGAGATTAATTTTAGCGGTTCATCGAGAACATATGTTTGGGGGTTTTGTGTGCTAGCAGCCAGgacgcccctcccccaccgctgCCTCACGCACGGACCCCTTGTGCTGAGGTTGCGCTCATCATCCCAAGTATCCGGAACCGCTCCGTCTCGGTTCTCCTGTTCGAACAAATATCCCCCCGGTGTCTTCATTCAGATTGCCCTGTGAGAGCAGAACCGAGAACATCGTTTCGAACAGAAGGGGAGAAACAGCCTGAACATTTGCCCTCATTTTCCAAGTATTTCAAGCCTGTCCAAGGAATTGACAAATGCAACTGTGTTTCTTTCATCTCAGGCAGAACCTCGTTCCCCTTTGGTTTTTGATTAAATTCCGATGCTTTTCATTCTGTGGTCCCTACAGTTTGGGGCGCGAGTGGGTGTGCGCGTCCGCGTACCCTGAAGCCTTCCGAGCCAAACTGGCCGAGTCCGAAGCATCAGGATCCCATCAGACGATCTTGCTCTGGGTGTTATAGAGGGCGGTGTGAACTGTAGTGTTTGATATTTCTACacctcacttttttccccctttctactCTTCTGTCAAATGAAAATTATGTCACTGGAGGTCGTGAATGGACGTGTTAAGCATgaccagaaaaagaaacacattcgGCGTTCGTGACTTTTGCGGGGAGAAGGGAGTCTTGGGATCCAGCTGATGGGAGTGTGCTTGCCTTGGGCACCCCTTCCTTCGggatattttctttcctgtcttttcccCATCAGGCCTCCCACGCCGATCCTGAGGCCTCGTGGACAACCCGCATGTCACTGTGGCCCCGGGTGGCTAAACGCCCCGCCTTTCCATTCCAGGTCCTTCCATCCCCCCCAGTCCCGAAGACGACCCAGGGCTTCATCGGCTGGAGATCCGGGGTGCCGGGCCTGAACAAGTGTCTAGAGCATGATTATGAGATCAGAAGCTGCAAGGGGGCATATGCCAGAGAGCTAGGCTGGCCGAAACAAGGCATCCACTGAGTCCAGACGGACAGCGGGCCCTGGGCAAGAGCAGGTCGACCACCAGGCACCCAGTGTCCGCACCCAGGAAGAGGGGCGCCCCCCTGGGGTCCCTCTGCAGGTGGAGTTCCCCTCCTCACTTGCTCAGCGGATGTTGCAAAGAACAGGAAATAACCCTTCAACCCTcccttccagaacattctcatcacgCACTCATTCTTGGCTTATATAACGAATAAGGCAAAATgaatgctctgatttttttttttttatatactctgGGAATTCTAAGTATGGTTCTTCAAAAGAACAAcgtgatttaattttaaaaacaaaattttgtctAGGTCTGTTACTGCTTTTGATCCTATACCTCTCACCACCTGTTTGTAACAAGATTGTTGATCGGGTCTCCGCACCCAGATGGTCCTGGACCTGCTTTTCAGGAGGAACAGAGCGCTCGGTTGATGCCTCGATCCTCCTTTCCCAGGATATTTGCAGTCAGCCAACAGCTTTAAAGGCAGAAATGAGCCCAAGATTTGCCACTGAGTGTAGATTTCCTGGAAAGGTTGGGTCTCCCAGGCTCCTTTAAAACCTACCCACGCCCCCTTACCTGTCCTGGCCACATTGTCACAGCACAGATGGCCACCAAGCTGGCCAGCCCGGCCCTCTTCCTTCCACCGTAGACATTTAGCATTAACCTGGAGGCTTTGACCCAGGTGCTACAAATGAGGGATGGACATGGGGGTGGAAACGGAGGCATCCATTGGTGAGAGGCCGGGAGAAAAAGCCCGCATGGCTACAGGCCCTTCCCCCCAGACCCCCAGGAGCAAGAAAGGAGAGCATTTGGtagaagcttctggaagctggTTTGTGTAGGTTTCTGAGTAGCAGAGCTCGATGCCTTCTTCAGAGCTGGAGTGGGCACAGGGTGGGTTCCTCCCTCTGTACTTGACTGGGCCCAGGGGCACTTCTGTGGGGTGCAGTCCACCCACGAAACCCATCCACCCAAACTTCTCCTGTTGACCTTCCTATCCCGGTGTGGATGGACATGCTTTACCAATCCAAGAATCCCTCATTTAGAACCTTCCCCCGACCTCGAGCACTGGCCTCTCTAGCAGGCTTCTAGATAGATTCCGTGACATTGAGGGCACCAGATAGCAGGGGGACAGAAGTCCTGCTGAATCTGGGCTATCCCCTGCTAGGGGGGCTCAGAGCCTCTAAGTCCTAGAAGCCCCCGGCCGAAGAGCCTCTCGTGTTCAGAGACGTTGTTCTCTGTAAATCTCCGGAACGTGATTGCAGTGAGCAGCCTTCTTGCTCCACGGTGCTGGCTGTAGACCCCTTCCAAGCCAGCTACTCGGGTACTAAGAACAGAGCCACCACAGCAAGACTTACTTCCAGCCACCTAGTTGGCTCTCTGTCCCCCCAcagccctcccccaacccaggtTTCCCCCTGGAAAAGCCAGACGGCAAGAGAAGCAGCCCCTTCAGGAAGCCTTGTTATCCCCTCGGAGAGGGGTGCCCACACCAAGCCCCTGCCATGGGGGCCCCCACAGCCCCCCAGAAGTCCCACAGTCACCATGACTCACATCCTGCCTGCCACCCCAGACCACACATTTGAAGGAGAAATGTCAGAGCCCTTTAAgtgttgagaaaaagagaagcaaggtGTAACAGGTGCAGCTGTGCCCCCCTACGTCCTCTTAAAAAGATGTCAAAATCCTAACCTCttgaacctgtgaatgtgacccgTAATAGAAAACAgcgtcattgcagatgtaattagctGAATGGAGAGTGGTCATCCTGGAGAGGGTAGGCCCTTAATCCGATAGGATGGGCGTCCTCGTAGCAAGAGGAGAAGGACATGTGAAGGACGGACAGCCAGGGGAGGAGGCCGCAGGGTGACAGGGCAGAAGCCGGAGCAACGTGTCTGCAAACCAAGGAAGGCCAGGGATTGCCAGCAAACCATGAGAAGCccggaagagacaaggaaggtcTCTATCCTACAGGTGTCAGAGGGAGCACAGTCCTGCTGACCGTGACTGTGGACTTTCAGCCTCTTCTGTTCCTCTAGGGCCCCCCAGGGGTGGGCGAGGGGGTCCTTCAGGGTGCAGGCCAGGAGATGAGAACAGTACAGGGCACAGggtgccaccccctcccctgcccagaaaACACCTTCCTCTGAGCCCGTGTGTCTCACTGATCTTGACCCGGCCTGTCTCCATGAGAACAGACAACAGGGAGTTGCCCATGCAACTCCCAAGATGTTTCCAATCACCCTGGTGTAGACTAAACACGTGATGCGTGGCCAAGCCCGTTCCTTTGCAGACCTAATGTTTTGGCATCTTGGTGATCCCTGCAAGCGAGGTCTCTGCTCTTGAAGAAACCCGGGGGGGTTATTGGGATCAGATGCCACCACTGGCTGAGCGGAGCAGCCGGGAAGGACGATGGTGGGGCGCCGATCATCCGAGCCCAGCAGGATCGCGGCTCCGTCTAACCGCCAGGTGTGGGGCGGCAGATACCTGCGGGCTGGGATGGGCTGCCGGGGGCAGGTGCTGCTCTTTGTTCTAATTCTAATTCCTCCTCATAAAACGAATCTGAGAGCCATCTTCCATTGCGTGCACGCCCGTAACGGTTTGGCAGCCAAAAAGACGGGCTCCCTTGACCTGTCTGGACTCCTGCAGGCATCCTGACCAAGCCGGGACAGGGATTCAACACGCCCTGTTCGACTCC
The window above is part of the Lutra lutra chromosome 9, mLutLut1.2, whole genome shotgun sequence genome. Proteins encoded here:
- the C9H20orf85 gene encoding uncharacterized protein C20orf85 homolog isoform X1: MAQKPLSTAAAERMNFVAQDEIWKYRLKSETEARQNWAKKWGFLTTPLKELLEGEEEPPTPKPKIELPERFRIRPVTPVEKYIKVLPSPPVPKTTQGFIGWRSGVPGLNKCLEHDYEIRSCKGAYARELGWPKQGIH
- the C9H20orf85 gene encoding uncharacterized protein C20orf85 homolog isoform X3, producing the protein MPGKYRLKSETEARQNWAKKWGFLTTPLKELLEGEEEPPTPKPKIELPERFRIRPVTPVEKYIKVLPSPPVPKTTQGFIGWRSGVPGLNKCLEHDYEIRSCKGAYARELGWPKQGIH
- the C9H20orf85 gene encoding uncharacterized protein C20orf85 homolog isoform X2, giving the protein MNCKCEIHTRFQRFHTPKKKYRLKSETEARQNWAKKWGFLTTPLKELLEGEEEPPTPKPKIELPERFRIRPVTPVEKYIKVLPSPPVPKTTQGFIGWRSGVPGLNKCLEHDYEIRSCKGAYARELGWPKQGIH